The Henckelia pumila isolate YLH828 chromosome 2, ASM3356847v2, whole genome shotgun sequence genome includes a window with the following:
- the LOC140877781 gene encoding uncharacterized protein translates to MKIEQVFTSVAYPQGNEQVKVTNKTIVQALKTLFDSARGKLMAELLSVLWSYRTTTRSETGETPYNMVYGTEAVLPAEIEQESARIIAYGPTNKELRAMDLDLVEENRERAAVTLAAYRKRMTRAYNKKVIGKAGVAAYYLEDAEGKKGKRPWNAQHLKKYYS, encoded by the exons ATGAAGATTGAGCAAGTCTTTACCTCTGTAGCCTACCCACAGGGGAACGAGCAAGTGAAAGTTACTAATAAAACCATTGTTCAGGCACTCAAGACTCTATTTGATTCAGCCCGAGGAAAATTGATGGCTGAGCTCCTATCTGTATTATGGTCTTACCGAACTACTACAAGGTCCGAAACGGGTGAGACACCCTACAACATGGTGTACGGAACAGAAGCAGTCCTACCTGCTGAAATTGAACAAGAGAGTGCTCGGATAATAGCTTATGGCCCTACTAACAAAGAGTTGCGAGCAATGGACTTGGATTTAGTAGAAGAAAACAGAGAAAGAGCAGCTGTGACGTTGGCGGCCTATCGCAAAAGAATGACTCGAGCCTACAATAAGAAA GTGATAGGAAAGGCAGGAGTGGCTGCTTACTACTTGGAAGATGCTGAAGGAAAGAAAGGGAAGAGGCCATGGAACGCCCAACACTTGAAGAAATATTACTCCTAG